A single window of Lysobacter oculi DNA harbors:
- a CDS encoding RDD family protein — translation MTDPATPAAEWFHVDAARQQQGPHSADELVARYARGELRADTLVWKAGMADWLPLAQALTLPAPPQAMPAHDPLPSAASIMQPGAAIDRSDIVYAGFWRRFAASVLDSFVVSIASYAILIPAMLLGGLNMADMESGGAADPSRMLMTLVPAYLLMIVLQAVYFAWMHSRPAQATLGKMAVGIKVARPDGTTISFWRGIGRYFGLILSAIPLYIGFIMAGFTDHKRALHDMVSDTVVVDRWAFTTHPQLQKRGLDGVTIAVLVIYGLLLLLVAGLVILMAAVAGSGQWQ, via the coding sequence ATGACCGATCCCGCCACGCCCGCCGCCGAATGGTTCCATGTCGATGCCGCCCGCCAGCAGCAGGGCCCGCACAGCGCGGATGAGCTGGTCGCCCGTTACGCGCGCGGCGAACTGCGCGCCGACACCCTGGTCTGGAAGGCCGGCATGGCCGACTGGCTGCCGCTGGCGCAGGCCCTGACCCTGCCCGCACCACCGCAGGCGATGCCGGCGCACGACCCGCTGCCCTCGGCCGCGTCGATCATGCAGCCCGGCGCGGCCATCGACCGCAGCGACATCGTCTATGCCGGCTTCTGGCGGCGATTCGCGGCGAGCGTGCTGGATTCCTTCGTGGTCAGCATCGCGTCCTACGCCATCCTGATCCCGGCGATGCTGCTCGGCGGCCTCAACATGGCCGACATGGAAAGCGGCGGCGCGGCCGACCCTTCGCGCATGCTGATGACGTTGGTCCCGGCCTACCTGCTGATGATCGTGCTGCAGGCGGTGTATTTCGCCTGGATGCATTCGCGGCCGGCGCAGGCCACGCTCGGCAAGATGGCGGTCGGCATCAAGGTCGCGCGCCCGGACGGCACGACGATCAGCTTCTGGCGCGGCATCGGGCGTTATTTCGGCCTGATCCTGAGCGCCATCCCGCTCTACATCGGCTTCATCATGGCCGGCTTCACCGACCACAAGCGCGCCCTGCACGACATGGTCAGCGACACCGTGGTGGTGGACCGCTGGGCCTTCACCACCCACCCGCAGCTGCAGAAGCGCGGGCTGGACGGGGTGACCATCGCGGTGCTGGTGATCTACGGTCTTTTGCTGCTGCTGGTGGCCGGGCTGGTCATCCTGATGGCCGCCGTAGCCGGGTCCGGCCAGTGGCAATGA
- a CDS encoding GYF domain-containing protein, producing the protein MSEPLPPPLPAAEWFYADAANQRIGPVSEASLLALYQQGVLRPESLVWRQGMEGWRALQQAFNLPPPDLGAMQFRSGVPSGVAPQRKKGMSGCLIVALVLAAVSVPMLAILAAIALPAYQQYVVRSKVAMVDSAVNPMRRAVESSLTSPEPACPKPGDIVPGQPIPGVADIAVGPQASGYCGIHVELGGTGSPMVDGRQISWEYIDTGDTPAWQCTSDLDDRYLPASCR; encoded by the coding sequence ATGAGCGAACCGCTGCCGCCGCCCCTGCCCGCCGCCGAATGGTTCTATGCCGATGCCGCCAACCAGCGCATCGGGCCGGTCAGCGAGGCATCGCTGCTGGCGCTTTACCAGCAGGGCGTGCTGCGGCCGGAATCGCTGGTCTGGCGGCAGGGGATGGAAGGCTGGCGCGCGTTGCAGCAGGCGTTCAACCTGCCGCCGCCCGATCTCGGCGCGATGCAGTTCCGCAGCGGCGTGCCTTCGGGGGTGGCGCCGCAGCGCAAGAAGGGCATGAGCGGCTGCCTGATCGTGGCGCTGGTGCTGGCCGCGGTGTCGGTGCCGATGCTCGCCATCCTCGCCGCCATCGCGCTGCCGGCCTACCAGCAATACGTGGTGCGTTCGAAGGTGGCGATGGTCGATTCGGCGGTGAACCCGATGCGCCGGGCGGTCGAAAGCAGCCTGACTTCCCCCGAGCCGGCCTGCCCGAAGCCCGGCGACATCGTGCCCGGCCAGCCGATTCCCGGCGTGGCCGACATCGCCGTGGGGCCGCAGGCCTCGGGCTATTGCGGCATCCACGTCGAACTGGGCGGCACCGGCTCGCCGATGGTGGACGGGCGCCAGATCAGCTGGGAATACATCGATACCGGCGACACGCCGGCCTGGCAGTGCACGTCCGATCTGGACGACAGGTACCTGCCGGCCTCATGCCGCTGA
- a CDS encoding RDD family protein, whose protein sequence is MEVFWFYLDGARRRQGPVDAQQVRGALHNGEISVDSLIWREGMEAWKPLRDVAEFSDFAKAFIPADGTPASHGGSLPPRATAPVMHYEPVYAGFWRRWAALCLDQLMIMVPLIGLTLLFGYMGGAFRNLGRDGMPKIDGLYYFLYFLISPLYFALQESGPHQATLGKRALGIKVTDADGKPLGFPHALGRWLAASLSYLTLYLGFLMAAFTSEKKALHDVVAKTLVVDRWAFTAHPERQQQGMSGCLMVFVAAVVLAIPAMGILAAIALPAYKQYATRAGGPLAQMMTLRGEVERIYEEEGRCPVNGEDGIGIPQDYRSDFIDRIEVGQSQPGRCGMMIFMREPQGRTADGYLLMEYQPASDAWQCSNHGLSDTAAPTSCR, encoded by the coding sequence ATGGAAGTCTTCTGGTTTTACCTGGACGGCGCACGCCGCCGGCAGGGGCCTGTGGATGCACAACAGGTGCGCGGCGCCTTGCACAACGGCGAGATCAGCGTCGATTCGCTGATCTGGCGCGAAGGCATGGAGGCGTGGAAGCCGCTGCGTGACGTGGCGGAATTCTCCGACTTCGCCAAAGCCTTCATTCCCGCCGATGGCACGCCGGCTTCGCATGGCGGATCGCTGCCGCCGCGCGCCACCGCGCCGGTGATGCATTACGAACCGGTGTATGCCGGCTTCTGGCGGCGCTGGGCCGCGCTCTGCCTCGACCAGCTGATGATCATGGTGCCGCTGATCGGCCTGACCCTGCTGTTCGGCTACATGGGCGGCGCGTTCCGCAACCTGGGCCGCGACGGCATGCCGAAGATCGACGGCCTCTACTACTTCCTCTATTTCCTGATCTCGCCGCTGTATTTCGCGCTGCAGGAAAGCGGCCCGCACCAGGCCACGCTGGGCAAGCGCGCGCTCGGCATCAAGGTCACCGACGCCGACGGCAAGCCGCTCGGTTTCCCGCACGCGCTGGGCCGCTGGTTGGCCGCCTCGCTGTCGTATCTCACGCTCTATCTCGGCTTCCTGATGGCCGCCTTCACCAGCGAGAAGAAGGCGCTGCACGATGTGGTGGCGAAGACGCTGGTCGTCGACCGCTGGGCGTTCACCGCGCATCCCGAACGCCAGCAGCAGGGCATGTCCGGCTGCCTGATGGTGTTCGTGGCGGCGGTGGTGCTGGCGATCCCGGCGATGGGCATCCTGGCCGCCATCGCCCTGCCGGCCTACAAGCAGTACGCGACGCGTGCCGGCGGCCCGCTGGCGCAGATGATGACGCTGCGTGGCGAGGTGGAACGCATCTACGAGGAAGAAGGCCGCTGCCCGGTCAACGGCGAGGACGGCATCGGCATCCCGCAGGATTACCGCTCGGATTTCATCGACCGCATCGAAGTCGGGCAGAGCCAGCCGGGCCGCTGCGGGATGATGATCTTCATGCGCGAGCCGCAGGGCCGCACCGCCGACGGCTACCTGCTGATGGAATACCAGCCGGCCAGCGACGCCTGGCAGTGCAGCAACCACGGCCTGTCCGACACCGCCGCGCCGACCTCCTGCCGCTGA
- a CDS encoding DUF494 family protein, whose translation MKESILDVLLYLFEHYFTNEDVEPGVRDRDSLQKDLIQAGFSPAEINRAFDWLEALDNQRPVAGPARTGAPTRIFHGPELDKLDIEARGFLLYLERQGIVDADQRELVLDRAMALDQDSIDLDDLKWVVLMVLFNQPGAEAAYAWMETQMFGDEPEPLH comes from the coding sequence ATGAAAGAAAGCATCCTGGACGTGCTGCTGTACCTGTTCGAGCATTACTTCACCAACGAGGATGTCGAACCCGGCGTCCGTGACCGCGACTCCCTGCAGAAGGACCTGATCCAGGCCGGCTTCAGCCCGGCGGAGATCAACCGCGCCTTCGACTGGCTGGAAGCGCTCGACAACCAGCGGCCCGTCGCCGGCCCCGCGCGGACCGGTGCGCCGACGCGCATCTTCCACGGCCCCGAACTCGACAAGCTCGACATCGAGGCGCGCGGCTTCCTGCTGTACCTGGAGCGCCAGGGCATCGTCGATGCCGACCAGCGCGAACTGGTGCTGGACCGCGCGATGGCGCTGGACCAGGACAGCATCGATCTGGACGACCTGAAGTGGGTGGTGCTGATGGTGCTGTTCAACCAGCCCGGCGCCGAGGCGGCCTACGCCTGGATGGAAACCCAGATGTTCGGCGACGAGCCGGAGCCGCTGCACTGA
- the dprA gene encoding DNA-processing protein DprA has protein sequence MPLPASPALLRLVLAGGRIAPRRALLEAHDADADAVLAAGHAAWTAAGLDARQINRLRGCDAETRGIEARSLRWLEAPGHHLVGWGDADYPPLLRHITSPPLALFVAGEPGRLWHPQLAIVGSRGASAGGLDNARLFARALAEAGIAITSGLAAGIDAAAHAAALEVPGGLTLAVLGTGPDIAYPVAHAGLHAAIAGRGAVVSEHPPGTRPLRRHFPARNRIVAGLSLATLVVEAAERSGALISARMAADAGREVFALPGSIHNPLARGCHQLLRDGAQLAERPEDLLDALGVAAAQLAPGLRERLGAPIPCPRDGEDGTDDNPQKLWRALGHDPIPMDRLVERTGLTVAELSPMLLALELEGRLSVEHGRYTRKSA, from the coding sequence ATGCCCTTGCCCGCCTCTCCCGCGCTGTTGCGTCTCGTGCTGGCCGGCGGCCGGATCGCACCGCGCCGCGCCCTGCTCGAAGCCCATGATGCCGATGCCGATGCGGTGTTGGCCGCGGGCCATGCGGCGTGGACCGCCGCCGGCCTCGACGCCCGCCAGATCAACCGCCTGCGCGGCTGCGATGCCGAGACCCGGGGCATCGAAGCCCGCAGCCTGCGCTGGCTGGAAGCCCCCGGCCACCACCTCGTGGGTTGGGGCGATGCCGACTACCCGCCGCTGCTGCGCCACATCACCAGCCCGCCGTTGGCGCTGTTCGTCGCCGGGGAGCCGGGGCGGCTGTGGCATCCGCAGCTGGCCATCGTCGGCAGCCGTGGCGCCAGTGCCGGCGGCCTCGACAACGCCCGGCTGTTCGCCCGCGCACTGGCCGAAGCCGGCATCGCCATCACCAGCGGACTGGCGGCGGGCATCGACGCCGCCGCCCATGCCGCCGCGCTGGAAGTGCCGGGCGGCCTGACCCTGGCCGTGCTCGGCACCGGTCCCGACATCGCCTATCCCGTCGCCCACGCCGGCCTGCACGCCGCTATCGCCGGGCGTGGCGCGGTGGTCAGCGAGCATCCGCCCGGCACCCGGCCGCTGCGGCGGCACTTCCCGGCGCGCAACCGGATCGTGGCCGGCCTGTCGCTGGCGACCCTGGTGGTCGAGGCCGCGGAGCGTTCCGGCGCCCTGATCAGCGCCCGCATGGCCGCGGATGCCGGCCGCGAGGTCTTCGCCCTGCCCGGTTCGATCCACAACCCGCTGGCGCGTGGCTGCCACCAGCTGCTGCGCGACGGCGCCCAGCTGGCCGAACGTCCGGAAGACCTGCTCGATGCCCTGGGCGTGGCCGCCGCCCAGCTGGCACCGGGCTTGCGCGAGCGCCTCGGCGCCCCCATTCCCTGTCCACGGGACGGGGAAGATGGCACCGACGACAACCCCCAGAAGTTGTGGCGCGCGCTGGGTCACGACCCCATCCCTATGGATCGCCTGGTCGAACGGACGGGATTGACGGTGGCCGAACTCTCGCCCATGCTGCTGGCGTTGGAACTCGAAGGCCGGCTCTCGGTCGAACATGGTCGCTACACCCGCAAGTCCGCTTGA
- a CDS encoding LysM peptidoglycan-binding domain-containing protein encodes MAVKFMRIRQWMRAPLLAASLVAVAGIALAQDYRTGHPDTYVVQKGDTLWDIAARFLKKPWLWPEIWQANPQVKNPHLIYPGDVLSLAYINRGPMTGAPIPGVPLKDVEPFLKDMRIFDRIDNLPYVVGLEEDHLRGIRGQAVYVRGLGASAQPGQRFAVLRPVQTYSMGRRRACCALVGRDALDHAGRRDGDAPYDRTWTEVMLAEGGRMETLGMEMRKVNAGVITRGEVGGIEAATLLLDDQNFEVRVGDKVVPVESIPYDLAFFPHPPKQQFPYQKAQVLAVADRDNVGGPRDVVALSVGARDGIDNGTVFSIWRVGSNVVDRVQVPQRDEEFVGGHDKVRLPDEFAGHVMVFRTFDKISYGLVMDSIKPTRAGYELKHPDATY; translated from the coding sequence ATGGCTGTCAAATTCATGCGCATCCGCCAATGGATGCGGGCACCCTTGCTTGCCGCCAGCCTGGTGGCGGTCGCGGGCATCGCACTGGCACAGGACTATCGCACCGGCCACCCGGACACCTACGTGGTGCAGAAGGGCGACACGCTCTGGGACATCGCCGCACGCTTCCTGAAGAAGCCGTGGCTGTGGCCGGAAATCTGGCAGGCCAATCCGCAAGTCAAGAATCCGCACCTGATCTACCCGGGTGACGTGCTGAGCCTGGCCTACATCAACCGCGGTCCGATGACCGGCGCCCCGATCCCGGGCGTGCCGCTGAAGGACGTGGAACCCTTCCTCAAGGACATGCGGATCTTCGACCGCATCGACAACCTGCCCTACGTGGTCGGGCTTGAGGAAGACCACCTGCGCGGCATCCGCGGCCAGGCCGTCTACGTGCGTGGCCTCGGCGCCTCCGCGCAGCCGGGCCAGCGTTTCGCCGTGCTGCGTCCGGTGCAGACCTATTCGATGGGCCGCCGCCGCGCCTGCTGCGCGCTGGTCGGTCGCGATGCGCTTGACCACGCCGGCCGTCGCGATGGCGATGCGCCATACGACCGCACCTGGACCGAGGTGATGCTGGCCGAAGGCGGCCGCATGGAGACGCTCGGCATGGAGATGCGCAAGGTCAACGCCGGCGTGATCACCCGTGGCGAAGTCGGCGGCATCGAAGCCGCGACGCTGCTGCTGGACGACCAGAACTTCGAAGTCCGCGTCGGCGACAAGGTGGTCCCGGTCGAGAGCATCCCCTACGACCTGGCGTTCTTCCCGCACCCGCCCAAGCAGCAGTTCCCGTACCAGAAGGCACAGGTGCTGGCGGTGGCGGACCGCGACAACGTGGGTGGCCCGCGCGACGTGGTGGCCCTGTCGGTCGGCGCCCGCGACGGCATCGACAACGGCACGGTTTTCTCGATCTGGCGCGTCGGCAGCAACGTGGTCGACCGCGTGCAGGTGCCGCAGCGCGACGAGGAATTCGTCGGCGGCCATGACAAGGTCCGCCTGCCGGACGAGTTCGCCGGTCACGTCATGGTGTTCCGCACCTTCGACAAGATCAGCTACGGCCTGGTGATGGACAGCATCAAGCCGACCCGCGCCGGCTACGAGCTCAAGCACCCCGACGCGACCTACTGA
- the def gene encoding peptide deformylase: MALLPILEFPDARLRTKAVPVDVASIGGDAFQRLLDDMFETMYEAPGIGLAASQVDVHQRFMVIDVSEEHDAPLVFINPEIVAKQGEQVYQEGCLSVPGIFADVTRADVITVRAHGRDGQPFEMEADGLLAVCVQHEMDHLDGKLFVDYLSPLKREMVKKKLAKMRKAA, from the coding sequence ATGGCCCTGCTCCCCATCCTTGAATTCCCCGACGCCCGCCTGCGCACCAAGGCGGTGCCGGTCGATGTCGCCTCGATCGGCGGCGACGCCTTCCAGCGCCTGCTCGACGACATGTTCGAGACGATGTACGAGGCCCCCGGCATCGGGCTGGCGGCCAGCCAAGTCGACGTCCACCAGCGTTTCATGGTGATCGACGTCAGCGAGGAGCACGATGCCCCGCTGGTCTTCATCAACCCCGAGATCGTGGCCAAACAGGGCGAGCAGGTCTACCAGGAAGGCTGCCTGTCGGTGCCCGGCATCTTTGCTGACGTGACCCGCGCCGACGTCATCACCGTGCGTGCCCATGGCCGCGACGGCCAGCCCTTCGAGATGGAGGCCGACGGCCTGCTGGCGGTCTGCGTCCAGCACGAGATGGACCACCTGGACGGCAAGCTCTTCGTCGACTACCTCTCGCCGCTCAAGCGCGAGATGGTGAAGAAGAAGCTCGCCAAGATGCGCAAGGCCGCGTGA
- the fmt gene encoding methionyl-tRNA formyltransferase, whose protein sequence is MRIVFAGTPGFAVPSLHAAMSKGDVVAVYTQPDRPAGRGRGLQPSMVKQAALEAGIEVRQPDNLRSREAREALRALKPDLMIVVAYGLILPQSVLDIPVHGCWNVHASLLPRWRGAAPIQRAIEAGDTETGVCLMKMEKGLDTGPVLLRANTDIRPTETGGELTERLSGMGAQVLGDGLGLLRIGLLPSARVQDEDGVTYARKLEKHEARLDWSETAVQLADKVRAFNPWPIAEAMLAGERVRIHGAVAVPGGEGMAPGTIVGATREGLDVATGHGLLRIRVLQREGGKAITAADYVNARRAH, encoded by the coding sequence ATGAGGATCGTGTTCGCCGGCACGCCCGGTTTCGCCGTGCCGTCCCTGCATGCCGCGATGTCGAAGGGCGATGTCGTCGCCGTCTACACCCAGCCGGACCGTCCCGCCGGCCGTGGCCGGGGCCTGCAGCCGTCGATGGTCAAGCAGGCCGCGCTGGAAGCCGGCATCGAAGTGCGCCAGCCGGACAACCTGCGCAGCCGCGAGGCCCGCGAAGCCCTGCGCGCGCTCAAGCCTGACCTGATGATCGTGGTCGCCTACGGGCTGATCCTGCCGCAGTCGGTCCTCGACATCCCGGTCCACGGCTGCTGGAACGTGCATGCCTCGCTGCTGCCGCGCTGGCGCGGTGCGGCGCCGATCCAGCGCGCGATCGAGGCCGGCGACACCGAGACCGGCGTCTGCCTGATGAAGATGGAAAAGGGCCTGGACACCGGCCCGGTGCTGCTGCGCGCAAACACCGATATCCGCCCCACCGAAACCGGCGGCGAACTCACCGAGCGGCTGTCCGGCATGGGCGCGCAGGTGCTGGGCGATGGCCTGGGCCTGCTGCGCATCGGTCTGCTGCCGAGCGCGCGGGTGCAGGACGAAGACGGCGTCACTTACGCCCGCAAGCTGGAAAAGCACGAGGCCAGGCTCGACTGGTCGGAGACCGCCGTGCAGCTGGCCGACAAGGTCCGCGCCTTCAATCCGTGGCCGATCGCCGAGGCGATGCTGGCCGGCGAGCGCGTGCGTATCCACGGCGCCGTCGCGGTGCCGGGTGGCGAAGGCATGGCGCCGGGCACGATCGTCGGCGCCACCCGCGAAGGGCTGGACGTCGCCACCGGCCACGGCCTGCTGCGCATCCGCGTGCTGCAGCGCGAAGGCGGCAAGGCGATCACCGCCGCCGACTACGTCAACGCCCGCCGCGCGCACTGA